Within the Halobaculum limi genome, the region CCTCGGGGTCGAGGGTGAACTCCTCGTAGTCCTCGTCGAGGCCCTGGCCCTCGGAGAACTTGTGTGGTCGGCGTTCGGCGTCGTCGTCGCTCATTACCGTCGTCTCGGCCGCGTGGACGGATGTATGTTGCGCGTGCGGGACGAACGTGCCTGCGGCGCTGTTTTGTCACTCCACGTCGAAGTTCTCGTATGCCGCGACTGTTCGTCTCGGTCGACCTGCCCGACCGCCTCGCGGACGCCGTCGGCGAGATACAGGAACCGCTCCGCGACGTCGAGAGCCTCAGGTTCACCGATCCGGCACAGGCGCACTGCACGCTGAAGTTCCTCGGCGACGTCGACGACTCCCGCGTCGACGACGTGGTCGAGGCGCTCGAAACCGCCGTCGACAGCGTGGGGCGCAGTCCCACGAGCAGCCGGACGCAGTCCGGCAACGACGACGGTGTGGGGCCGTTCGAGGCCGAAGTCGGCGGCCTCGGTGCGTTTCCTTCCCGCGAGTACATCAGCGTCGTCTGGGCCGGGTTCCGCGACGGGAGCGCCGAACTGACGACGCTCGCGGAGGCCATCGACCGCGAGACGGTCGAACTGGGTTTCGACCCCGCAGACCACGCGTTCACGCCCCACGTCACGCTCGCGCGAATGGACGACGCCCGGGGGAAAGCCCGCGTTCAAGAGTATCTCGACAGCGACCCCACCGTCGGGCGGTTCGAGGTGCGCGACGTTCGCCTCACCGAGTCGACGCTGACCCGGGAGGGGCCGCGCTACGAGACCCGGGCGCGGGTGTCGCTGTAGCGACGACCGGGGAAGCGACCCGTCAGGATGCGCTTACGTCCCGTGCTGCCACGACCCCATGTACTCGCGCTGGTCGTCGCTGAGGTCGTCGAACTCGACGCCCTCGGCAGCGAGTTTCACCTCGGCGACCTCCCGGTCGAGTTCGTCGGGGACCTCGTGGACGCCCGCGTCGTAGGCGTCGCCGTTCTCGACGAGTTCGCGGACACAGACGGCCTGGATGCCGAACGACTGGTCCATCACTTCGACCGGGTGGCCAAGCGCGATGGGCGCGGCGAGGTTGACCAGACGACCCTCGGCGAGGACGTTCAGGCGACGGCCGTCTGCCATCTCGTACGCCTCGACGCCGTCGCGGGCCTCGTAGCGGTCGACGGCCAGGTCGTCCAGTTGGTCGAGGTTGATCTCCACGTCGAAGTGGCCGGCATTGGCGAGGAGGACGCCGTCCTGCATCTGTTCGAAGTGCTCGGCCGTGATCACGTCGCGGTTACCCGTCGTCGTGATGAACACGTCGCCCTGCTTTGCGGCCTCGGCCATCGGCATCACGTCGTACCCTTCCATATGGGCTTCGAGCGCCTTGCGGGAGTCGACCTCACAGACGATGACGTTCGCGTTCTGCCCGGCGGCCTTCTTCGCGACGCCCTTGCCGCAGTAGCCGAAGCCGCCGACGACGACGTCTTTCCCGGCGAACGAGAGGTTCGTCGTCATCGCGATGGTGGCGAGCGACGCCTCGCCCGTCCCGTGGACGTTGTCGAACAGGCGCTTCATCGGCGTGTCATTGACGGCGAAGACGGGGTACTTCAGTTCGCCGTCGGCGTCCATCGCGCGGAGGCGGTGGACGCCCGTAGTGGTCTCCTCGGCGCCGCCGATGATGGAGTCGATGAGTTCGGGATAGTCCTCGTGGATGGCCGCGACCATGTCCATCCCGTCGTCGACGGTGATGGTCGGGTCGTGGCTGATGACCGACTCGATGGCGGCGTAGTAGTCGTCGTCGTCGACGCCGCGCACCGCGTAGGAGGTGATGTTGTCGTGGGTGTCGAGGGCGGCGCTCACGTCGTCGTGCGTCGAGAGGGGGTTACAGCCGGTGATGGCGACCTCCGCGCCGCCGTCGGCGAGGAGTTCGACGAGGTTCGCCGTCTTCGCCTCGACGTGCATCGCCATCCCGATGGTCTGCCCTTCGAACGGCTTGTCGGCCTCGAACTCCTCGCGGAGGTGCGCGAGGATGGGCATGTGCTGGAGCGCCCAGTCCATCTTGCGGCGACCCTCCTCGGCGGCGGATTCGGGGTCGTCGAGGTGGTCGGTGACCGGCGGATACGTCTGCGTGCTCATACGACTCGGATCGGTTGGGGCCGGTATAATCCCGCCGGAGTCGGCGCGGATCGGGCCCCATTCGCCTCGCCGAGAGCGACGCCGCTACGCCGGTCCCGCGCCGGAGAGATACGGTCCCCACAACAGGGAGAGACCGGCGAGCAACGCGAGTGCCGCCGCCGCGCCCGCGAGTCGCCATCGCGTGCGTTTCCGGGAGAGCAATCGGTCCTCACGAAGCGTCGAGACGATCATCGGCGTGTCTCCCTCCGGATCCGTGCCGACGGTGACGTGTTCCGCCCGCGGCGGCGTCGGGGCCTCCGGGTCGACGCGGGCGTGCCCGAGGACGTACACCGAGTCGTCTTCACCGATGGTCTGTGAGTGGTAGCGACGCTCGCCGTGGGCGTTCCCGATATCGATCAGGTTGGTGATCGACCCCGACTGCGTGTCGACGTCGCGGTGACTGTGGACGAACGACCGGATGCGGTCGGGGGTGCCAGATTCGGGGTCGACCTGGACGTGGGGCATCCGCCGGACCTCGACGGCGAGGTCGCCGACGGCGACGCCGCTCATCCCGGTAGAGAGCAGCGACTCGGGCAGCGAGAACGATCCCGACGACTCGGTCGGCACGTCGACGACCACCTCCTCGCAGTCGTCGGTTTCGAGGACGAACTCGCCGCCGTCGACGCCGAGTGCGAGCGTCTTCCACCGCGCGCCGTCGCCGCGTTCGTTCCACTCCTCGACCTCCCACGCCTCGACGGCCGCGGTGTCGTGGCCGTGGACGGTCGGGGCTGCCGTCTCGCGCACCGCAGAGACGGTTCCCTTCAACTCGACCGTGCCCGCGTCGACGGTCGTGAGGTCGGTGGTCGGCGTGTCAGCGACGATTCGGTACCGGCGGTAGTGGCTGAGGGCGTACGCGCCGAGGACGCCGCCCACCGCGAGGAGGACGACGCCGGCGACGCTCTGGAGGGCGACCATGTCGCCGGATACCGATAGATCGGTGATAGGTCTTGTCCTGCGGCGTGGCGAGCGCCGATAGCGACCTCAGTCCTCGGCGCGGCCGACGACTGCTTCGGCGTGTTCCTGCGCCCGTTCGCGGACCGCTTCCTCGTCGAACCCGAGTACGTCGCGGTCGCGCATTACCACCTGTCCGTCACAGACGGTGTGGCGCACGTCGCTCCCGCGGACGGCGTACGCGAGGTGCGAGACGAGGTCGTGTTCGGGCGTCAGATGTGGTGCGTCGAGGTCGATGATAGCGAGGTCGGCGGCCGCGCCCGCCTCGATGCGACCGGCGTCGAAGCCGAGCGCTTGTGCGCCGCCCTCGGTCGCCATCCGCACCGCGGTCTCGGCAGAGACTGCCGATGCGTCGTCGGCTGCGAGTTTGCCGATCATCGCGGCGTCGCGCATCTCGTCGAAGATATCGAGGTCGTTGTTCGAGGCCGCGCCGTCGGTCCCGAGTGCGACGGGCACGCCCGCGTCGAGCATCGCTTGGACGGGTGCCATCCCCGAGGCGAGTTTCATGTTCGACGCCGGGCAGTGAACGACCGCGGTGCCGCGGTCGGCGAGGAGTTCGATCTCCGTCTCGTCGGTGTGGACGCCGTGCGCGACGAAGGCGGTGTCCGAGAGGAGACCGAGATCGTCGGCGTGTTCGCTCGGGCGAACGCCGTGGTCCTCGACGATGGGCGTCACTTCGTCCTCCGTCTCGTTGAGGTGGAAGTGGATCGGAATCTCCGCGTCGGCGGCGCGGTCGGCCGTCTCGCGCAGGAGGTCGTCACCCACGGTCGTCAGCGAGTGCGGCATTACGGCCGTCCTGATGCGGCCGTCGGCCGCGCCGTCGAGACGCTCGGCCACGTCGAACGACTCGTCGAGGTCGGCGCTGGCGGCCTCGTCGTCTTTCCCGACGGTGACGACGCCGTGGCCGAGGCGGGCGCGGATGCCCGCTTGTTCGACGGCGGCGGCGACCTCGTCGACGGCGAAGTACATATCCGCGAAGGCGGTGACGCCCGAGCGGATCATCTCCACGAGGCCGAGTTCGGTGCCGACGCGGATGTCCCCGGGCGTGAGTTCGCCCTCGACCGGCCAGACGTGGTCGCGGAGCCACGTCTCCAGCGGTTCGTCGTCGGCGTACCCCCGCAGGAGCGTCATCGCGGCGTGACAGTGGGCGTTGACGAGGCCGGGCATCACGAGCGACCCGGAGGCGTCGAGCGTCTCGTCGGCGTCGCCCGCGAGGTCCGGCGCGACGTCGAGAATCTCGCCCGCATCGGCGTCGACGAGGACGTCCGCCTCGACCACGTCGAGGTTGGGCGTGAGCACGCGGCCGTCGGTGACGGCGAGTGTGTCGGTCATACCGGTGGGTGCGCGGGTCGGCTACTGAAAGCGTCGGGTTCGGTGCGGCGTTCAGCCGCTCACACCAGAAACACCACCAGCGCCACGCCGATGAACACCACCTTCAGCGCGGTGTTCAACGCGACCACCTTCGACCCGAACGCCGGGCCCCAGATGCCGTACTGGAACGGGATCGAGCGCTTGAACGTCGAGAACGCAAAGGAGACGATACCGCCGACGAGCATCCCTGCGACCGCCTGCTCCGGCGTGAGCGTCGTCCCGATGAGCGGTGCGAACGCCGCTGCGCCCGCCGTCGTGTCGAACACGAACACGACGATGGCGGGGACGACGGCGGCCGGGAGGCCGGCCACGTCCGCCAGCGGTCCCGCCACCTCTGAGAGCGCCCGGAGGTCGGCGCGGGCGACGAGGACCGTGACGAGGGTGTAGACGAGTGCGAGACGCGGGACGATGCGCTTCAGTTTCGACCACGTTGACGCGGCCGCCGCCTCGAGGCGGTCGCGGAGAGTTGGGTCGGGGTCGTCGCTCGCGTCGTCTGCCGCGGCATCGCTGGTCGCGCCGCCGTCGGTCGTCGCGTCCTCGGTCCGCCCGTCGGCGGCGTCGCTCGCCGCCCACGAGTCCCCGCGCAGGAGGAGCGCTCCGCCGAGGACACCCGTGAGGGTGATGGCGAGCGCGATGGCCCCGCGCGTGCCGACGTACAGCACGCCCGTCTCCCGCCCGAGGATGGGGATGATCACGGGAATGTAGAACGTGAACAGGTGCTGGACGAATCCGAAGAACGTGTTGATGGTGACGGCGATGAGCGTCCCCCGGTCGGAGAGGCGGCCGGACTCGCGGAAGTCCGCGAGCATTCCGTAGCCGGCAGTGGTCGACGCCGCCGTGGTGACGATGGCCGTGCCGACTTCGCCCGGGAGGTTCGCCGGGCCGGTGAGGTACCGCGAGAAGCCCGCGATACGCTCGACGAGGCCGAACTCGACGGCGACGTTGGCGAGGAACACGCCGAGCGCGATGTAGACGGCGATGCGGGCGACGCGGCCGAGAGCGTCGACGACGAGTGGGAGCGAGTCCACGAGCGCCGGGAGCAGGCCATCGACGACGGCGACGCCGAACGACTCCATACCCGAAACACAGGCCGGAAGCGACAAGCCCGTTT harbors:
- the thpR gene encoding RNA 2',3'-cyclic phosphodiesterase — encoded protein: MPRLFVSVDLPDRLADAVGEIQEPLRDVESLRFTDPAQAHCTLKFLGDVDDSRVDDVVEALETAVDSVGRSPTSSRTQSGNDDGVGPFEAEVGGLGAFPSREYISVVWAGFRDGSAELTTLAEAIDRETVELGFDPADHAFTPHVTLARMDDARGKARVQEYLDSDPTVGRFEVRDVRLTESTLTREGPRYETRARVSL
- a CDS encoding adenosylhomocysteinase codes for the protein MSTQTYPPVTDHLDDPESAAEEGRRKMDWALQHMPILAHLREEFEADKPFEGQTIGMAMHVEAKTANLVELLADGGAEVAITGCNPLSTHDDVSAALDTHDNITSYAVRGVDDDDYYAAIESVISHDPTITVDDGMDMVAAIHEDYPELIDSIIGGAEETTTGVHRLRAMDADGELKYPVFAVNDTPMKRLFDNVHGTGEASLATIAMTTNLSFAGKDVVVGGFGYCGKGVAKKAAGQNANVIVCEVDSRKALEAHMEGYDVMPMAEAAKQGDVFITTTGNRDVITAEHFEQMQDGVLLANAGHFDVEINLDQLDDLAVDRYEARDGVEAYEMADGRRLNVLAEGRLVNLAAPIALGHPVEVMDQSFGIQAVCVRELVENGDAYDAGVHEVPDELDREVAEVKLAAEGVEFDDLSDDQREYMGSWQHGT
- a CDS encoding amidohydrolase, whose product is MTDTLAVTDGRVLTPNLDVVEADVLVDADAGEILDVAPDLAGDADETLDASGSLVMPGLVNAHCHAAMTLLRGYADDEPLETWLRDHVWPVEGELTPGDIRVGTELGLVEMIRSGVTAFADMYFAVDEVAAAVEQAGIRARLGHGVVTVGKDDEAASADLDESFDVAERLDGAADGRIRTAVMPHSLTTVGDDLLRETADRAADAEIPIHFHLNETEDEVTPIVEDHGVRPSEHADDLGLLSDTAFVAHGVHTDETEIELLADRGTAVVHCPASNMKLASGMAPVQAMLDAGVPVALGTDGAASNNDLDIFDEMRDAAMIGKLAADDASAVSAETAVRMATEGGAQALGFDAGRIEAGAAADLAIIDLDAPHLTPEHDLVSHLAYAVRGSDVRHTVCDGQVVMRDRDVLGFDEEAVRERAQEHAEAVVGRAED
- a CDS encoding nucleoside recognition protein, producing MESFGVAVVDGLLPALVDSLPLVVDALGRVARIAVYIALGVFLANVAVEFGLVERIAGFSRYLTGPANLPGEVGTAIVTTAASTTAGYGMLADFRESGRLSDRGTLIAVTINTFFGFVQHLFTFYIPVIIPILGRETGVLYVGTRGAIALAITLTGVLGGALLLRGDSWAASDAADGRTEDATTDGGATSDAAADDASDDPDPTLRDRLEAAAASTWSKLKRIVPRLALVYTLVTVLVARADLRALSEVAGPLADVAGLPAAVVPAIVVFVFDTTAGAAAFAPLIGTTLTPEQAVAGMLVGGIVSFAFSTFKRSIPFQYGIWGPAFGSKVVALNTALKVVFIGVALVVFLV